The Vitis vinifera cultivar Pinot Noir 40024 chromosome 12, ASM3070453v1 genome has a segment encoding these proteins:
- the OMT2.1 gene encoding trans-resveratrol di-O-methyltransferase (The RefSeq protein has 5 substitutions compared to this genomic sequence), with amino-acid sequence MDLANGVISAELLHAQAHVWNHIFNFIKSMSLKCAIQLGIPDIIHNHGKPMTLPELVAKLPVHPKRSQCVYRLMRILVHSGFLAAQRVQQGKEEEGYVLTDASRLLLMDDSLSIRPLVLAMLDPILTKPWHYLSAWFQNDDPTPFHTAYERSFWDYAGHEPQLNNSFNEAMASDARLLTSVLLKEGQGVFAGLNSLVDVGGGTGKVAKAIANAFPHLNCTVLDLSHVVAGLQGSKNLNYFAGDMFEAIPPAVAILLKWILHDWSDEECVKILKRCRGAIPSKEKGGKVIIIDMIMMKNQGDYKSIETQLFFDMTMMIFAPGRERDENEWEKLFLDAGFSHYKITPILGLRSLIEVYP; translated from the exons ATGGATTTGGCAAACGGTGTGATATCAGCTGAGCTGCTTCATGCTCAAGCTCATGTCTGGAATCATATATTCAACTTCATAAAGTCTATGTCACTAAAATGTGCTATTCAACTAGGCATCCCAGacatcatccacaaccatgGCAAGCCCATGACTCTTCCTGAGCTGGTCGCTAAGCTCCCAGTCCACCCTAAAAGGAGTCAGTGCGTGTACCGTCTCATGCGCATTCTTGTTCATTCTGGCTTCCTTGCTGCGCAAAGAGTCCAACAAGGTAAGGAAGAAGAGGGGTATGTGCTTACAGATGCCTCTAGGCTCCTTCTAATGGATGACTCCTTGAGCATAAGGCCCTTGGTGCTTGCCATGCTCGACCCAATTTTAACTAAACCATGGCATTATCTGAGTGCTTGGTTTCAAAATGATGATCCCACTCCGTTCCACACTGCTTACGAGCGGTCATTTTGGGATTATGCCGGCCATGAACCCCAGCTCAACAATTCCTTCAATGAAGCCATGGCTAGCGATGCTCGCTTACTCACCAGCGTGCTGCTTAAGGAGGGCCAGGGCGTATTTGCGGGGTTGAACTCATTAGTTGATGTAGGGGGTGGCACAGGAAAAGTGGCCAAGGCCATTGCTAACGCTTTCCCACATTTGAACTGCACCGTGTTAGATCTCTCCCACGTGGTTGCTGGCTTGCAAGGGAGCAAGAACTTGAACTACTTTGCAGGTGATATGTTTGAGGCAATTCCTCCTGCAGATGCAATTTTACTCAAG TGGATACTGCACGACTGGAGCAATGAAGAATGCGTGAAGATACTAAAGCGATGCAGGGAAGCAATTCCGAGCAAGGAAAACGGAGGAAAGGTGATTATCATAGACATGATCATGATGAAGAATCAAGGAGACTACAAGTCCACAGAAACACAGCTGTTCTTTGATATGACGATGATGATTTTCGCCCCGGGTAGAGAGAGGGACGAGAACGAATGGGAGAAGCTATTCTTGGATGCTGGTTTCAGTCACTACAAGATAACTCCCATTTTGGGTTTGAGGTCCCTCATTGAGGTTTATCCTTGA